TAAGAAgtctaaacaaaaacaacaatctCATATTGAATTTCTGAATCCATCCTCAGTGAGTGTGTCACTGTAAAAATAACATAGTTTCTTGATCCGCTTGACACAAAATGACATGATCAGAGTGAAGAAAAGCCAGACCTGACGCAGAGGATGATCCTTCGGAAGAAAGCTACCAATGGTTTTCCCATACACTTCACAAGTGGAGAAGTGAATAAGACGCTTGTTGTTCTCTGAGCAGTACTTCACCTACATTGACCACCTCAATGTCACACAAATAATGTATGTTACAGAGTAAACATATATAAAGAGAGAAGACGAAAGCAAATACATACCACAGGGAGAGCATCGATGAAATTGCTGTAGATAGTGTCAAGAGGACGCGTATTGTAATCCGCTGGTGTACAGATCGCAGCCAAATTAATCGTCTGCATcgcaaaaacaaacaaacacattcACAATCTCGCGACGACAATACACATATACAAACGAACAAAGCATGACGGATACGCAATTTGAAATTCAATCCTCCAATAATGAATCAGATCTGAGTGTATAATCACCAAATGCACTAAACTATCACAAATCGCTAAACAACACCTTCGCAATCGATAACATACGCAATTTGAATCTCAGATCTGAGAGTGTGCACAATCAGCATTACGGAGAAAAAGAGATTTTACCAGATCCGCCATCTTGACGAGCCCCTCGAGCCTCGAGTCATGCTTGATGTTGATGCGATGGAACTGGATCCTCTCGGCCCACTCGGAGGTATCAGGCTCGAGCAAGTGCTTGATCTTGTCGTTGTAGACGTCGAGCGCGAGGACCTTGTGCGGAGTCTCGTTCAGGAGCTTCTCGCAGAGGTGAGAGCCGATGAAACCGCCGGCGCCGATCATGCAGATCGTGATCGGCTTGATCGGCTTCCCGTCCAGATCCAATCTAACGGCTCCGTTGTTCGCCATTGTTTGTTTGTCGGTGGAGGATGGAGGAAAGGAATCAGAGAAACGCGTTGGATCTGTTGTCACACGCTCTACTAGAAGATAACAATGTGAGTGTGATATTTAAAGGCATGTGGATGAAGAAGTCTACGTGgcattaaaattaatttaatgtaGACAGAAAAATGTTTTCGTTAGAGTGTCATATTCGCTTTTactcaattattattattttgtgaatttttttaaatataaaactcaaTGATGGATGATTGTTCACGTGAAATTTAGTTTTGAATCTAGAGATTAGTAGTGTGTTAATAAGCTTTAATCATTTCAATTTTTGACTAGATCTTGACTCTGCGCTGTATATATAGGTGTGTTAATACATCATTTCTACATTGTACAGTCcactataatataaataatggTGCATTATTGTTTTTTACATCGCATTATTGCTATGGACTTCACCTGTTTACACAACGCAAACAGCATCTTCTCTGTCACAAATTTGtaattattcaaatatattttggattattaGAGAAGAAGAGTAGCCGACAGAAGAATAACTTGTAAAAACTATTGTCATAAAAGTAAACAATAgatattttgttgaaaaatgCTGACGGTGGAAGTTTCCTAATTTGTAAGTTATTAATTAGTGGTAATATATGTGATAataatattacaacaataaGCCTTGTTTTTTTCTGACACTCTTAGCTTTTCAGGAAAGTAAGTTAAAGTCATCTCCGTGGCAGTGAATGCTAGAAAGCTACAAGAAATGGAGGAAGTTACGAGAGAGCAAAATATGGAGAAGGAAAGCTACTTGTAACAAGAacaagtaataataataatcaatctCTGAGCTCTTGCTATCTCTCCACTGCCCTGTGCTTATTACGTCTTTGCTTCTTCCTCCTCCAGTCGCTGAAACGTTCACCTCCAGAGAGCCTGCAACGTAATCAAACTCTTGCAATTTAATACTCTCAAACAGACTATTTATAAATCAAACAGACTCACAGTCGTATACTGCCCATCCAATCCGTTGGCGGACAAGATCGTAGACCACCACTTTGTCTTTAAGAACCAAATCTGCATAGCAATCCAGAGCCAGGAAGAACccatttgagaaaaaaaataattgtaatgTTTCAGTTTTACTTGATCGAGTTACCAAAAGAATAACGAGTCTTTACCTCCAAGAATCGTTATACGACGAGGCTGCTGCGATCTCTGGAAACCAATGCACCATATTGAACTTCCTGACTGATAGATAGCaaatgataaataaacaaaaaatcatcaactttttgttttgttactggtttttttttttttttttgaaacactgtTTTGTTACTGGTTACAACAGAGAATGTTTAGCTAAGGGCTGAAGTTGAGTATATGAGAACTATCTACAGAGTAACTTGCATGCCTAAGTTAATATTGGAACTCATTACACTGCTGAATCCAATCATGACAATCctattttttttccattttactCGGTTGCTGATTCGAGTTTGTCTATAGCCCTCACTTCACCAGTGACTCTTTCACTCTCACAACTCATAACAGCTCTAACCTGCTAGGTTCAGTCCTAGACCTGAATCTAAAAGTTGAGCAGCTAAACTTTTCAGAGATTTGCCACAATACAAGACAACTTAATGAAGTAGTGTATGAATATAAATGCTTACACTAGAAAACATCTGAAGATAGTCACGAGGGGTCAAGACCATTGTTGCACCACCAGCGAAGCTCAAACTAACTTCTGGAAAGACATCAACGGAACTGCAACATTGATTCAAATCCTTTTTTAGCAGCTTAACACTTTGAGTTTCATGTACATTGACATGAGAGGAGCTTTACCCAGATGTGATATCAAAGCACTGGTAACTCTCATAAGTAATGGGACGCCCATACTGTGAAACAGCACTTGATATCTGCAGGTTCAACGGTTTATGAATCTATTTTTCTTGTAAGGTGTCATCAAGACAGATACTTCAACAATAGCAAAGAAAAAACACTCACAGCTTGGACGAATGGATTATACGCTTTGTCAGGAAGATAAGCAAGAGTGGTCCCTGTATCAATGATCGTCCCATCACCAGTGGCTATTGTGAAAACAGATGGATCAATCGGTAATATCTGGTTGTTCACAGCAATGCTCTGCAGGTTCACATTATAATGTAGcctgaaaatgttttttttttgcatcataTTATCTTAATCAAGACGTGtggttattatatatattctagtTTTCCTATTCCAACCTaaacaaacatcatttttaTCTTCTTAGGTTCATATTAGGATTGAGAACTCACTGTGATGGAACAAGAGGAGTATAGACAGTATCCGGTCTCTTGATTTGACCAAGAACCATTACACCTCCACCGTTACTATCTCCCTTCAGACAATGAGAGAATACTCGCGGCGCGAGTCCTTGCGTAGCGAGCTGTGAAACTACAGATAAACTCCCCTGGCCTAACCCCAAGATGCCATCAACTGCTCTCCTAGGCCTCTGTAAATCTCCGGTTTGTAAATTGCTACACCTGTTTTGTCAATATCGAAGATAAGCATCACATGTCATGTTCTTAAAAGAGCATATTCTTGGTGCTGCTAGCTTACCCGAATACAAAGGGAGCAGAGGAGTTTATAGCCAAGGTACTGGTGATGACAGTATCAAAGGAGACGAAATCTGAGATGTAGTAACCAGAAGTGCCACTTCCATCACCGTACTTGAACGCATAGGAACAGAGATTGTTGGGAGAACAGCCGGATTCCGACTCGAAATTGGAGGAACATCTCTTGTCTGAACATGAAACCATTGAAGCTGAGGATGAGGTTCCAGGATCAAAGAAACTCAGCTCAATCTGGAAACACAAAAGAGAGTTAAAAACAAAGTGAGATCATATAGATGTATTAGAGGAAAGTTAACAAAGATGTATACTTGGAGTTCACTAGTCTTGGGGCAGCCGTTGCAGGAAGAGCAGGCAACCCATAGAACATCACTTCCCGTGTCGATTTGCACGTTGAATTCTCTTGGGGGTGTCCCGAGTTTAACCTTTGTATAGTAAAGTCTGTAATAAAAGCAAAAGAACGGTAAAGTATAAATCAAGATTCTAAAAAAAGGAAAGGACAAGAGTCAAGAAACAGAATCAAAGACATTCCTTAGTTCAAATCTGAAACACATTTATGAGGCCATATTCTAGAATGCTGCTAACTTAGTCTCCACAACAAAGTTCATTCATTTATAATCACATTTGATGAAAAAAGAAATCTTTAAGACAGAAATGAATCGCACTGAGACAAAGTAGTTGATGCAATTTAATTTGGCTCAGAGACACTGTACTGGGAATTTCATTACAAAGTGTGATTTTTTTGGatatcagaaaaaaaataaagaaaaaaaaaaaattcaattttagatttaaaaatctTTAAGACAGCCTAACCAGAGACAGATTAGTTCATGCGATTCAGTTTGGTCCGAATACTGTACTGAGAATTAAAAGGTGATTTTTTGGatatgtgaaaataatttaagaaaaaattaaaaaaatcgaaATCTAAACTTGGATAAGCAGATGAGTAAAGAGCAGTAAGTATTTACCCAACGAGAAATGGATCGGAGGCTCCATAAACAGGAAAATCAACGACACCGCCGACGGGAGATTGCAGCAACCTTCCATGGCGAGCTGAATCAAAAGCTCTGAGCTCAGCCAGGCTAAGTTCGTGGCTCGGCGGAATCATTCTCTCTAGCATGAGAACCGCGTCGGAGACGCAAACTATTGTTGTCGCAGCATGTAGGAACACGGCAGCGATGATGATTACTCCTGAAGGAGAATCCACAGCCATTTCTCGAGTTCGAACTTAGAAGAAAGAGGGAGAGAGGGAGACAGCTGTCAAGCGAACGTTCTGATATTCTGATTACAGTTAATAAAGTTCTTTCGCATTTTTTGGTGATTAATTTAAGCGTATTTGCGTTCCATAACCATAGCTTtgcataaataattattttgtatagAATGAAATAGATAATGTTAAATAATGAAATATAGTGAAGAATGTTAgtctttattctttttttctctaaGGCCATTAGATTCTCATGAATACAACAAAAATATCTGAAAGATAA
The window above is part of the Brassica napus cultivar Da-Ae chromosome C8, Da-Ae, whole genome shotgun sequence genome. Proteins encoded here:
- the LOC106433192 gene encoding aspartic proteinase 36: MAVDSPSGVIIIAAVFLHAATTIVCVSDAVLMLERMIPPSHELSLAELRAFDSARHGRLLQSPVGGVVDFPVYGASDPFLVGLYYTKVKLGTPPREFNVQIDTGSDVLWVACSSCNGCPKTSELQIELSFFDPGTSSSASMVSCSDKRCSSNFESESGCSPNNLCSYAFKYGDGSGTSGYYISDFVSFDTVITSTLAINSSAPFVFGCSNLQTGDLQRPRRAVDGILGLGQGSLSVVSQLATQGLAPRVFSHCLKGDSNGGGVMVLGQIKRPDTVYTPLVPSQLHYNVNLQSIAVNNQILPIDPSVFTIATGDGTIIDTGTTLAYLPDKAYNPFVQAISSAVSQYGRPITYESYQCFDITSGSVDVFPEVSLSFAGGATMVLTPRDYLQMFSSSGSSIWCIGFQRSQQPRRITILGDLVLKDKVVVYDLVRQRIGWAVYDCSLEVNVSATGGGRSKDVISTGQWRDSKSSEIDYYYYLFLLQVAFLLHILLSRNFLHFL